Proteins co-encoded in one Streptomyces sp. SLBN-31 genomic window:
- a CDS encoding type VII secretion target, whose amino-acid sequence MGFDVQPDDLDSFADQAGRAADDSQHAGRYARQYGNVAVSNEGLFGLVAGAHNGVLERVTTALTKAESVLRAAEKELSKSAAYYRETDHGAAAQLDATYPSSKR is encoded by the coding sequence ATGGGATTCGATGTTCAACCGGACGATCTCGACAGCTTTGCCGACCAGGCAGGACGAGCCGCCGACGACTCGCAGCATGCCGGCCGCTACGCCCGACAGTACGGAAATGTCGCAGTCTCCAACGAAGGCCTCTTCGGCCTGGTCGCCGGAGCACACAACGGCGTCCTGGAACGGGTCACCACAGCGCTCACCAAGGCAGAGTCAGTACTGCGCGCAGCGGAGAAGGAACTTTCCAAGAGCGCCGCGTACTACCGCGAGACCGACCACGGCGCCGCGGCCCAACTCGACGCCACCTACCCCAGCAGCAAGCGCTGA
- a CDS encoding DUF2750 domain-containing protein — MSQSGSQAAAFFRDVRESRVVWLVRDDDGSPTHLSADGTRSLPFWSTSLRAQRAAKLWGRGLRAESMPLDTWCDRVVPDAARDGLVIGINWTGPRLVGWSFTPKEVLNRLTAVT; from the coding sequence ATGAGTCAGAGCGGTTCGCAAGCGGCGGCGTTCTTCCGAGACGTCCGCGAAAGCAGAGTGGTCTGGCTCGTTCGGGATGACGATGGAAGCCCGACTCACCTCTCCGCGGACGGCACGCGAAGTCTTCCCTTCTGGTCGACCTCGCTCCGCGCCCAGAGGGCAGCGAAGCTCTGGGGGCGTGGGCTCCGCGCTGAGTCCATGCCCTTGGACACCTGGTGCGATCGCGTAGTGCCCGATGCCGCCCGGGATGGACTCGTGATCGGTATCAACTGGACCGGGCCGCGCCTGGTCGGCTGGAGCTTCACTCCCAAGGAAGTTCTTAACCGGCTAACAGCGGTTACCTAA
- a CDS encoding aldo/keto reductase has translation MSQRTNTAPATGTWRLGDKTVNRVGFGAMRLTGTAPFGSGVPQDRDRSIGVLRRAIELGVNHIDTAAFYFSATRSANELINRALAPYPEDLVITTKVWPGRDPSGAWWWASPAQLRGQVEENLRQLGRDHMDVVNLRVPPSRRTRSIGEHFGALAELREAGLIRHLGVSNVTSEQLAEAQAIAPVVCVQNPYGIGASSEDRALLRLCGELGLAFVPFFAIAGPGREAGPATSDREAVQAVARAHGVSVAQVRLAWTLQQGPHVLAIPGTGDPDHLAQNVASGALRLSEEEMTRLTSLRSNGPTSPQSNPPTGGTFKNS, from the coding sequence ATGAGCCAACGAACGAACACCGCACCTGCCACGGGTACTTGGCGACTTGGTGACAAGACCGTCAACCGCGTCGGATTCGGCGCCATGCGCTTGACTGGTACCGCGCCCTTTGGCAGCGGCGTGCCGCAGGACCGCGATCGGTCGATCGGCGTGCTCCGGCGGGCGATCGAGCTCGGCGTGAACCACATCGACACCGCCGCGTTCTACTTCTCGGCGACGCGCTCCGCCAACGAGCTGATCAACCGGGCGCTGGCGCCATACCCGGAGGACCTGGTCATCACAACCAAGGTCTGGCCGGGCCGCGATCCCTCGGGCGCGTGGTGGTGGGCCTCGCCGGCGCAGTTGCGCGGCCAGGTCGAGGAGAACCTGCGCCAACTCGGTCGCGATCACATGGACGTGGTGAACCTCCGCGTACCACCGAGCCGGCGGACCCGCTCGATTGGCGAGCACTTCGGCGCCTTGGCCGAGCTGCGCGAGGCCGGGCTTATCCGTCACCTCGGTGTCTCCAATGTCACGTCCGAGCAACTGGCCGAGGCCCAAGCCATCGCCCCGGTCGTCTGCGTGCAGAACCCCTACGGTATCGGTGCGTCGAGCGAGGACCGGGCGCTCCTGCGGCTCTGCGGCGAACTCGGCCTCGCCTTCGTCCCGTTCTTCGCGATCGCTGGTCCCGGACGCGAGGCGGGTCCAGCTACCAGTGACCGCGAGGCGGTACAGGCCGTAGCCCGCGCACACGGCGTCTCCGTCGCACAGGTCCGGCTGGCCTGGACCTTGCAGCAGGGTCCGCATGTGCTGGCGATCCCGGGGACCGGCGATCCGGACCACCTCGCGCAGAATGTGGCGTCCGGCGCGCTGCGACTCTCGGAAGAGGAGATGACACGCCTCACCTCGCTGCGGTCGAACGGCCCGACCTCACCTCAATCCAATCCCCCTACCGGCGGAACCTTCAAGAACTCCTGA
- a CDS encoding DUF4132 domain-containing protein → MGWLSAGDGYEVALVDGRVAARATSGRAAGRQLKSLPRALRDHPEVDRLRRFAEWLDRHATACVAQVDSWMVSSLPVPTGLLARVWPDEAWQSALRDLAVVGDDPDEVGFLRGATEDGELRVVNLDGETVRLSPRTVTLPHPVLLPDLDDIREFAAELGIVQRVEQIHRATWHRPEDLDPKATEIREFTGGSFRSRFALAARASSLGYRVSGGYSTARVRDGGRTVEAGVWIGEPYWEDTVETGSLTWHDQDGRALPLRDVGPVAWSEGMRMAAALYAGRTIEEGKNA, encoded by the coding sequence GTGGGTTGGCTCTCGGCGGGTGACGGGTACGAAGTCGCCCTGGTGGACGGGCGGGTGGCGGCGCGTGCCACCTCGGGCCGGGCTGCGGGGCGGCAGCTGAAATCGCTGCCGCGCGCGCTGCGCGACCATCCTGAGGTGGACCGGCTGCGGCGGTTCGCCGAATGGCTGGATCGGCACGCCACGGCATGCGTCGCGCAGGTCGACTCCTGGATGGTGTCGTCGCTGCCCGTCCCCACCGGTCTGCTGGCCCGGGTGTGGCCGGACGAGGCCTGGCAGTCGGCGCTGCGCGACCTCGCCGTGGTGGGCGACGATCCCGACGAGGTCGGGTTCCTGCGCGGGGCCACGGAGGACGGCGAGTTGCGGGTGGTGAACCTGGACGGCGAGACGGTACGGCTGTCCCCGCGTACGGTCACGCTGCCGCACCCCGTGCTGCTCCCGGACCTCGACGACATCCGCGAGTTCGCGGCGGAGCTGGGCATCGTCCAGCGCGTGGAGCAGATCCACCGCGCGACCTGGCATCGGCCCGAGGACCTCGACCCCAAGGCCACCGAGATACGGGAGTTCACCGGAGGTTCCTTCCGGTCCCGCTTCGCCCTGGCCGCACGGGCGAGTTCACTCGGCTACCGCGTCTCGGGGGGCTACTCCACGGCCCGGGTCCGCGACGGCGGCCGCACCGTGGAGGCCGGTGTGTGGATCGGCGAGCCGTACTGGGAGGACACGGTGGAGACCGGCAGCCTCACCTGGCACGACCAGGACGGCCGCGCCCTGCCGTTGCGCGACGTGGGCCCGGTGGCCTGGTCGGAGGGGATGCGGATGGCCGCGGCGCTCTACGCCGGGCGCACGATCGAGGAAGGCAAGAACGCATGA
- a CDS encoding DUF2461 family protein: MDATRQFAGWDEAAFDVLLRLDGEPSQDVMREVRKDRERLVRQPMVSLLHDLAWADPAFEDHSVWRYGKTSWWWQNQSAVVRVARNVEISLRFNLDGLHVQGAWWYADSVQIGRFRAAVAAEPSGSELGDLLSDLRSKGFEISGDLLKRVPRDYSPDHPRADLLRHRSLLAVRHLGCDGWLQTPEAVDRVLATHEQLEPLLSWLTANVAAGG, translated from the coding sequence ATGGATGCGACAAGGCAGTTCGCCGGTTGGGACGAGGCCGCCTTCGACGTGTTGTTGCGTCTTGACGGTGAGCCGTCGCAAGACGTGATGCGCGAGGTGCGCAAGGACCGCGAACGCCTTGTGCGGCAACCGATGGTCTCGCTTCTCCATGACTTGGCCTGGGCAGATCCCGCGTTCGAGGATCATTCCGTGTGGCGGTACGGGAAGACGTCGTGGTGGTGGCAGAACCAGTCTGCTGTCGTACGTGTCGCCCGGAACGTGGAGATCAGCCTGCGCTTCAACCTGGATGGCCTGCACGTGCAAGGTGCATGGTGGTACGCCGACTCCGTTCAGATCGGCAGGTTCAGGGCGGCGGTCGCTGCGGAGCCAAGCGGCTCCGAACTGGGAGACCTCTTGTCCGACCTGCGGAGCAAGGGGTTTGAGATCAGCGGGGACCTTCTCAAGCGTGTGCCCCGGGACTACTCGCCCGACCATCCTCGAGCAGACTTGCTGCGCCACCGATCGCTTCTCGCCGTGCGGCACCTCGGCTGTGACGGATGGCTTCAGACACCGGAGGCGGTCGACCGGGTGCTGGCAACACATGAGCAACTCGAGCCACTGCTCAGCTGGTTGACCGCCAACGTGGCGGCTGGCGGTTAG
- a CDS encoding cytochrome P450 encodes MSAPTAAPIPTPTAPGRLPLIGHGLRLVRDPLPFIASLREHGSVVRIRIGPTPAYVVTDPALARRVLVTDAAHFPKGGKYYDALRVFLGDGVATVADGDTHLRNRRLMQPMFSKAHIAERGNAMIEQVRTMVSGWPAHEPRDMFAGMNEITLATFLVAVFGADLPAHLEGEFTALMPEIMRGTIRQVILPPWISRLPLPANRAHTDRVARLRALIDQAIDHHTAPRGSAWADGTSGPASEDGATGTEACPHTSEARRQQGGLFKTLIGVEDQLGRRQLQDEAITLLAGAIETTGTTLAWALYEIARNPAIERRLREELASVCEDRPLRYHDLDQLPYGRRVLQEAIRKYGVSWMVTRTTARDIVLGGHLIPEGADVVWSPYLHQHDPAYYPDPDTFDPDRWETDRAAATRGSFLAFGDGRRKCIGENFAWVELQIILATILQLWPRFEMTSRPPRAQAVITVKPDALTMEFHSDSVG; translated from the coding sequence ATGAGCGCCCCCACCGCGGCACCCATCCCCACCCCCACAGCCCCCGGCCGACTCCCGCTGATCGGACACGGACTGCGCCTCGTCCGCGACCCGCTGCCGTTCATCGCCTCACTGCGCGAGCACGGCAGTGTGGTGCGCATCCGCATCGGCCCGACACCCGCCTACGTGGTCACGGACCCCGCACTGGCCCGGCGTGTCCTGGTGACCGACGCCGCCCACTTTCCCAAGGGCGGCAAGTACTACGACGCACTGCGGGTCTTCCTCGGCGACGGAGTCGCGACCGTCGCCGACGGCGACACGCATCTGCGCAACCGCCGCCTGATGCAGCCCATGTTCAGCAAGGCGCACATCGCCGAGCGCGGCAACGCGATGATCGAGCAGGTGCGGACGATGGTAAGTGGTTGGCCCGCGCACGAACCGCGCGACATGTTCGCCGGCATGAACGAGATCACCCTCGCCACGTTCCTCGTCGCCGTGTTCGGCGCGGACCTACCCGCACACCTGGAGGGCGAGTTCACCGCCCTCATGCCCGAAATCATGAGAGGAACGATTCGGCAGGTCATTCTTCCGCCCTGGATCTCGCGGCTGCCGCTGCCGGCCAACCGCGCGCACACCGACCGGGTCGCCCGCCTGCGCGCGCTGATCGACCAGGCTATTGACCATCACACCGCCCCGCGTGGATCCGCCTGGGCGGACGGCACATCGGGACCCGCGTCGGAAGATGGCGCGACCGGCACCGAGGCGTGCCCGCACACGTCCGAGGCCCGCCGTCAGCAGGGCGGGCTGTTCAAGACGCTGATCGGTGTCGAAGACCAACTCGGCCGCCGCCAACTCCAGGACGAGGCCATCACCCTGCTGGCCGGCGCGATCGAGACCACCGGCACCACTCTCGCCTGGGCGCTGTACGAGATCGCCAGGAATCCCGCCATCGAGCGGCGGCTACGCGAGGAACTGGCCTCAGTGTGCGAGGACCGGCCGCTGCGATACCACGACCTCGACCAACTCCCCTACGGCCGACGGGTTCTGCAGGAGGCAATCAGGAAATACGGGGTGTCCTGGATGGTGACGCGGACCACCGCCCGCGACATCGTCCTCGGCGGACATCTCATACCCGAGGGGGCCGACGTCGTGTGGAGTCCCTACCTGCACCAGCATGACCCCGCCTACTACCCCGACCCGGACACCTTCGACCCGGACCGCTGGGAGACGGACCGCGCCGCAGCCACCCGCGGGTCCTTCCTCGCTTTCGGCGACGGTCGACGCAAGTGCATCGGCGAGAACTTCGCATGGGTCGAGCTCCAGATCATCCTCGCCACCATCCTCCAACTCTGGCCCCGGTTCGAGATGACCTCCCGCCCACCACGCGCCCAGGCCGTCATCACCGTCAAACCTGACGCCCTGACCATGGAGTTCCACTCGGATTCGGTCGGCTGA